One genomic window of Panicum hallii strain FIL2 chromosome 6, PHallii_v3.1, whole genome shotgun sequence includes the following:
- the LOC112897716 gene encoding putative F-box/LRR-repeat protein 23, whose translation MGTCSSIHHRRTRLVGQAEQPPAPVPRREGKGEGEEEARDWAELPVDALLAVLRRLDAVDILTGAGHVCRPWRRATREEPELWRRVDMRRRLAYHVDLQAAARAAVRRSAGRCEAFWTEIFGDNDFFLFLADAAPMLKSLRLISCNGIPPHRMNEVIRRFPLLEELEISHYDLDSITTCLAGVGAACPLLTRLRLNHDRFYYWRPGDTGGCEAAEIAAMPGLRSLQLFANSLRNADLAAILDGCRRLESLDIRHCFNVSMNGEMRARCAGVKALQMPKDSMEGYDLPYASPVRDCVYYSGVMYPDF comes from the exons ATGGGCACGTGTTCCTCGATCCACCACCGTCGGACTCGCCTTGTTGGGCAGGCCGAGCAGCCTCCGGCGCCGGTGCCTCGTAGGGAAGGCAAGggcgagggggaggaggaggcgagggACTGGGCGGAGCTGCCGGTGGACGCGCTGCTGGCCGTGCTCCGCAGGCTGGACGCCGTCGACATCCTCACGGGGGCCGGCCACGTGTGCCGGCCGTGGCGCCGCGCGACGCGGGAGGAGCCCGAGCTGTGGCGCCGCGTCGACATGCGCCGCCGCCTGGCCTACCACGTCGAcctccaggcggcggcgcgggctgcCGTGAGGCGCAGCGCGGGCCGGTGCGAGGCCTTCTGGACTGAGATCTTCGGGGACAACgacttcttcctcttcctggcGGACGC GGCGCCGATGCTGAAGAGTCTCCGGCTCATCTCCTGCAATGGAATTCCGCCACACAGGATGAACGAGGTGATCAGGAGGTTTCCTCTGCTGGAGGAGCTCGAGATCTCGCACTACGACCTGGACTCCATCACCACCTGCCTCGCCGGCGTCGGCGCGGCGTGCCCGCTCCTGACGCGCCTCCGGCTGAACCACGACCGCTTCTACTACTGGAGGCCGGGCGACACGGGCGGCTGCGAGGCCGCCGAGATCGCGGCGATGCCCGGGCTGCGCTCCCTGCAGCTCTTCGCCAACAGCCTCCGCAACGCCGACCTGGCGGCCATCCTCGACGGCTGCCGGCGGCTCGAGTCCCTCGACATCCGGCACTGTTTCAACGTCAGTATGAACGGCGAGATGCGGGCCAGGTGTGCCGGGGTGAAGGCACTGCAGATGCCGAAGGACTCCATGGAGGGCTACGACCTCCCGTACGCCAGCCCTGTCAGGGACTGCGTCTACTACAGCGGCGTGATGTATCCCGATTTTTAG
- the LOC112897823 gene encoding putative F-box/LRR-repeat protein 23 → MATSSSIHHRRTRLVGQAEQPPAPVPLSEGKGEGEEEARDWAELPVDALLAVLRRLDFVDILTGAGHVCRPWRRATREEPELWRRVDMRRRADLAYDVDLEAAARAAVRRSAGRCEAFWAEIFVDNDFFLFLADAAPMLKSLRLISCSRILSPRMNEVIRRFPLLEELELSHYRWGSIATCLAGVGAACPLLTRLRLNHDRFYYWRPDDTGGCEAAEIAAMPGLRSLQLFANSLSNADLAAILDGCRRLESLDIRHCFNVAMNSEMRARCAGLKALRMPEDSMEGYDLPYASPVRDCVYYSGVMYPDF, encoded by the exons ATGGCCACGTCTTCCTCGATCCACCACCGTCGGACTCGCCTTGTTGGCCAGGCCGAGCAGCCTCCGGCGCCGGTGCCTCTTAGTGAAGGCAAGggcgagggggaggaggaggcgagggACTGGGCGGAGCTGCCGGTGGACGCGCTGCTGGCCGTGCTCCGCAGGCTGGACTTCGTCGACATCCTCACGGGGGCCGGCCACGTGTGCCGGCCGTGGCGCCGCGCGACGCGGGAGGAGCCCGAGCTGTGGCGCCGCGTCGAcatgcgccgccgcgccgatcTGGCCTACGACGTCGAcctcgaggcggcggcgcgggctgcCGTGAGGCGCAGCGCGGGCCGGTGCGAGGCCTTCTGGGCTGAGATCTTCGTGGACAACgacttcttcctcttcctggcGGACGC GGCGCCGATGCTGAAGAGTCTCCGGCTCATCTCCTGCAGCAGAATTCTGTCACCCAGGATGAACGAGGTGATCAGGAGGTTTCCTCTGCTGGAGGAGCTCGAGCTCTCGCACTACCGCTGGGGCTCCATCGCCACCTGCCTCGCCGGCGTCGGCGCGGCGTGCCCGCTCCTGACGCGCCTCCGGCTGAACCACGACCGCTTCTACTACTGGAGGCCGGACGACACGGGCGGCTGCGAGGCCGCGGAGATCGCGGCGATGCCCGGGCTGCGCTCCCTGCAGCTCTTCGCCAACAGCCTCAGCAACGCCGACCTGGCGGCCATCCTCGACGGCTGCCGGCGGCTCGAGTCCCTCGACATCCGGCACTGTTTCAACGTCGCGATGAACAGCGAGATGCGGGCCAGGTGTGCCGGGTTGAAGGCGCTGCGGATGCCGGAGGACTCCATGGAGGGCTACGACCTCCCGTACGCCAGCCCTGTCAGGGACTGCGTCTACTACAGCGGCGTGATGTATCCCGATTTTTAG
- the LOC112896912 gene encoding putative F-box/LRR-repeat protein 23 produces MPSTTGLHRRGARPPAPPSPSPPTSSPSAQTTRDWAALPLDVLLDVFLRLGSRGVMRGAELACTPWRDVAVGEPALWHRVDMATVRLWSPGWRAMVRAAVDRGAGQCVAFAGPADDVSLLYLVDSCPLLESLHITGSLIGSEMDEEVRGKCARVRNLTLPDYDPPGEAYDHDDYSDWYWYGM; encoded by the exons ATGCCCTCGACAACCGGCCTGCACCGCCGCGGCGCGAGGCCACCAGCACcaccctcgccgtcgccgccgacaTCCTCCCCGTCGGCCCAGACGACGAGGGACTGGGCGGCGCTGCCCCTCGACGTCCTGCTCGACGTCTTCCTCAGGCTGGGGTCCCGCGGGGTCATGCGCGGCGCGGAGCTCGCTTGCACGCCGTGGCGTGACGTCGCGGTCGGCGAGCCCGCGCTGTGGCACCGGGTGGACATGGCCACCGTCAGGCTGTGGTCGCCCGGCTGGCGTGCGATGGTGCGCGCCGCCGTGGACCGTGGCGCCGGCCAGTGCGTCGCCTTCGCCGGACCGGCCGACGACGTCTCGCTGCTCTATCTAGTCGACAG TTGCCCTTTGCTGGAATCTCTGCACATCACTGGTTCTCTCATCGGCAGTGAGATGGATGAGGAGGTCAGGGGAAAATGCGCTAGAGTGAGGAACCTGACTCTTCCTGATTATGACCCCCCAGGTGAAGCTTATGATCACGATGACTACTCTGACTGGTACTGGTATGGTATGTAA
- the LOC112896913 gene encoding putative F-box/LRR-repeat protein 9, translating into MRETREGDACGVASKGRRHLRLLSKGRNPILRPAPTRTPDAGGHGEEAAACQEGSTRDEGRRTGREEVLPASCSASAITNHHHFSANSGDIRSGKRAMPSSRGRRNRRRAGHPPRDWTAVPPGALSGILGKLDHVEILRGAARVCRSWRRINMLFHAELSFECHLHALARNAFQRSAGLCEASYGEYTGDDRLILFLAERAPLLKRLRFISYYDVCQEAFMEAIRKFPLLEELELSISPNVYGEAFAVAGESCPNLKRFRLSRKVFVDIEGGDTDKDEEAMGIAKVRELRSLQLFNCELTNAGMAAILHGCPNLESLDIRQCFNVKMDRATITSRCPRIKTLKLPHDSTAGYEFLVHPPKYIVRREWL; encoded by the exons ATGCGCGAAACAAGGGAAGGAGACGCCTGCGGTGTCGCAAGTAAGGGCCGACGACACCTGCGGCTGCTGTCCAAGGGCAGGAACCCGATCTTGAGGCCGGCGCCGACGAGGACGCCCGACGCGGGCGGGCACGGGGAGGAGGCGGCCGCTTGTCAGGAAGGGAGCACGCGCGACGAGGGCCGACGGACTGGAAGGGAGGAG GTGCTCCCGGCTTCCTGCAGCGCCTCCGCAATCACCAATCACCACCACTTCTCCGCCAACTCCGGCGACATCCGCTCCGGCAAGCGAGCGATGCCTTCCTCGCGCGGCCGCCGAAACCGGCGCCGGGCGGGCCACCCGCCGCGTGACTGGACGGCAGTGCCGCCGGGCGCGCTGTCGGGCATCCTCGGCAAGCTCGACCACGTCGAGATCCTCAGGGGCGCCGCCCGGGTGTGCCGCTCCTGGCGCCGCATCAACATGCTGTTCCACGCCGAGCTCTCCTTCGAGTGTCACCTCCACGCGCTGGCGCGGAACGCCTTCCAGCGCAGCGCGGGGCTGTGCGAGGCGTCCTACGGCGAGTACACCGGCGACGACCGCCTCATCCTCTTCCTCGCCGAAAG GGCGCCCTTGCTGAAGAGGCTTCGCTTCATATCCTACTATGATGTCTGTCAGGAAGCATTCATGGAGGCGATAAGAAAGTTCCCTCTGCTCGAGGAGCTGGAGCTTTCGATCAGCCCGAACGTCTATGGGGAGGCCTTTGCCGTCGCCGGCGAATCATGCCCGAACCTGAAGCGTTTCAGACTGAGCAGAAAGGTCTTCGTCGACATCGAAGGTGGTGATACTGACAAGGACGAGGAAGCCATGGGGATCGCAAAGGTGCGCGAACTGCGCTCCCTCCAGCTGTTCAACTGCGAGCTCACCAACGCAGGGATGGCTGCTATCCTTCATGGCTGCCCCAACCTGGAGTCCCTTGACATTCGGCAGTGCTTCAATGTTAAGATGGATCGCGCCACCATTACATCCAGGTGTCCCAGGATCAAGACGTTGAAGCTCCCCCATGACTCCACTGCTGGCTACGAGTTTCTGGTCCATCCACCCAAATACATCGTCCGACGGGAATGGCTGTAA